The following are from one region of the Gossypium hirsutum isolate 1008001.06 chromosome D03, Gossypium_hirsutum_v2.1, whole genome shotgun sequence genome:
- the LOC107945366 gene encoding calcium-dependent protein kinase 32-like (The RefSeq protein has 3 substitutions compared to this genomic sequence): MGNCCATPSTTASHEKKEKKGKKKQNPFSLDYGQRHHGNGGHKLTVLNDPTGGEIEQRYELGRELGRGEFGITFLCTDKETGDTFACKSISKKKLRTAVDIEDVRREVEIMKHLPHHPNIVTLKDTYEDDNAVHLVMELCEGGELFDRIVARGHYTERAAAAVTKTIVEVVQVCHKHGVMHRDLKPENFLFANKKETAALKSIDFGLSVFFKPGEIFTEIVGSPYYMAPEVLKRNYGREVDVWSAGVILYILLCGVPPFWAETEQGVAQAIIRSVIDFKRDPWPKVSENAKDLVRKMLNPDPKRRLTAQEVLDHPWLQNAKKAPNVSLGETVKARLKQFSVMNKLKKRALKVIAEHLSVEEVAGIKEGFQLMDTANRGKINIDELRVGLHKLGHTIPDADLQILMEAGDVDKDGYLDYGEFVAISVHLRKMGNDEHLKKAFESFDRNQSGYIEIEELRDALTDEVETNGEEVISAIMHDVDTDKDGRISYDEFAVMMKAGTDWRKASRQYSRERFNNLSLKLMKDGSLQMNNEPRRPNTIDKVLLMKNGC; encoded by the exons ATGGGAAATTGTTGTGCGACTCCATCAACAACAGCTTCTCAtgagaagaaggagaagaaaggaaaaaagaagcAGAATCCATTTTCTCTTGATTATGGTCAACATCACCATGGCAACGGAGGCCATAAGCTCACTGTTCTAAATGATCCAACTGGGGGAGAGATTGAGCAAAGATATGAACTTGGGCGTGAGCTTGGGCGTGGTGAATTTGGGATCACATTTCTTTGTACAGACAaagaaacaggggatacttttgCATGCAAATCAATATCAAAGAAGAAGCTAAGGACTGCCGTTGACATTGAGGATGTAAGAAGGGAAGTTGAAATCATGAAGCATTTGCCTCACCACCCAAATATTGTTACCTTGAAGGATACTTACGAGGATGACAATGCAGTCCATTTGGTTATGGAGTTGTGTGAAGGTGGTGAGTTGTTTGATAGGATTGTTGCAAGAGGTCATTACACTGAGAGAGCTGCTGCTGCTGTCACCAAGACCATTGTTGAAGTTGTTCAG GTGTGCCACAAGCATGGTGTGATGCACAGAGATCTCAAACCTGAGAACTTTCTGTTTGCAAATAAAAAAGAGACAGCGGCATTGAAGTCGATTGACTTTGGTTTATCAGTGTTCTTTAAACCAG GTGAAATATTTACCGAGATAGTCGGAAGCCCCTACTACATGGCTCCTGAGGTGCTGAAAAGAAATTATGGACGTGAAGTTGATGTTTGGAGTGCCGGTGTTATCCTTTACATCTTACTTTGTGGTGTCCCACCTTTCTGGGCAG AAACTGAACAAGGAGTTGCGCAAGCAATTATTCGCTCTGTTATAGATTTTAAGAGGGATCCTTGGCCTAAAGTTTCTGAGAATGCAAAAGACCTTGTGAGGAAGATGCTCAATCCTGATCCTAAGCGACGACTTACAGCTCAGGAAGTTCTAG ATCATCCTTGGTTGCAAAATGCAAAGAAGGCTCCAAATGTTTCCTTGGGTGAGACCGTGAAGGCAAGGCTCAAGCAGTTCTCTGTAATGAACAAGCTCAAGAAAAGAGCTCTCAAG GTAATAGCTGAGCATCTCTCTGTGGAGGAAGTTGCAGGCATAAAAGAGGGATTCCAATTGATGGATACTGCCAATAGAGGCAAGATTAACATTGATGAGTTAAGGGTTGGGTTGCATAAACTTGGTCATACCATTCCTGATGCAGATCTTCAAATACTAATGGAAGCC GGCGATGTAGATAAAGATGGATATCTGGACTACGGAGAGTTTGTTGCCATTTCAGTTCACTTGAGAAAGATGGGCAATGACGAGCACCTTAAAAAGGCCTTTGAGTTTTTCGATAGAAACCAAAGTGGTTATATTGAGATTGAGGAGCTAAGAGATGCCTTAACCGACGAAGTTGAAACAAACAGTGAAGAAGTCATTAGCGCCATCATGCATGATGTGGACACAGACAAG GATGGGAGAATAAGTTATGACGAGTTTGCAGTGATGATGAAGGCTGGTACGGATTGGAGAAAAGCTTCAAGGCAATATTCTCGAGAGAGGTTCAACAATCTAAGTCTGAAATTGATGAAGGATGGATCATTGCAAATGAACAATGAGCCCAGAAGACCAAACACCATTGACAAAGTTCTACTAATGAAAAATGGCTGTTGA